The sequence AAACCCATCGGGGTGAGACTGAAACCTCTCTCTTGGCTGGCCCTTTCAAGGGTAAAATAAGCGCGAAGATATCATTCTCATTACGCAGTGCCGCTCCGTTTCAACCCCGCACCGTAACCCATGCACTCGATGCAGATATTCGAGCAAACGTTTGGCTCATTGGCGGCAAGTTAGAAAAAACCATGGCAAAAGAAATTGAAGCGAAGCAACCACAAATTCAAAACATGACTCAGACCGCGCTCAACACAGTTCATCAAGAACTAGAAGAGGCCGCTTAAGTATTAAACTTTTGCTTCTTCCACGCCTGCGCCGGAGCGCTGGGAACTCCAAACTCTTCAAAACCCGGTAAGATCACTTCTTCCAGAGTTTGCTTAAATACTTGCTGGACGGTTTCACGCGGTAAAATACCGTAGCCGTAAAGGTCACAGTGTTGGGGCTTGTTCTCAGAAGCTTCTTCGCTCTCACCACTAAGAACAGGCTCGAGCATATTTGGAAGATAATCGCCCAAGAATCCAACATCCCGGGATTGTGAGGCATAGGCCAAATGCGCCCAGCCTAACCGGCTATGGTTGACCTCGTCTCCCAAAATTGAGCGGACCGTTTGCTCAATAATTTCTGAATCGAGACGCTTTTTCATTTCGAGAAGAAGCGCAGTACTCAACGTTTCCGTGATACAGCCCATGGCGGCACTTGTATAAAGTGCCCGGTCTTCAGATGACCAAGCCCGCGGCCCCAGAAGCCCTCTTTTGCGAGCGACCAAAGGATTGACCTCTTCATCGCAGGCCGCAATGATTGCTCGGCATCTACCAGCATGCTCAACCTCATCCTCACTCGCTTCTTCGGCCATAGCCGCAAGTCCATTCGGAAGATTCACTTCACGCATAGCCTTACCGAGCTGCCCAAAAAGAGAAGCAGCTTCGCGCTCCGTTTTTTCACGCTCTCGCCAGATCTGCGCAACGAGGTGTTTGTGCTTAAACTGTTTTAGCAAGAAGTTCCCCAGCAACACTCAAAGCCGTCTACAACTTGAGATTCACCGTCAACTTCTTCACAGCATTGAGGCTCGTCTCCACAAAAGCATGTTAAAGGCTCACCATCTGCGGAGTTTGCATCTTCCTCACCAGGATCGGTTTCAGGATCGGTTTCAACATCAGTCTCAGAATCGGTCCCAGAGTTATCACTGGTCTCAGTGCTATCTGGATCCGTCTCGCCGGCGGTTTCCCCCGACGTGTTATCGCTGCTCTCTGCTGTGTCATCTCCAGCGGATTGGCTTTGTTCGTCTGATACGGGATCCGCATTTGTCGCTTCATCACCACAACCCACCAAGGACGCCGCCGTCATACCACCACCGATAACCAGTGCACGAAATAGCTTAGAACGATGCATTACATTCTCCTTCTGCCTCACCGAGACATTCTAGCCGCAATCTTATGAATATCAGTTGACTCGAAAAATTCCCTTTTGTCCATTTGAATGTCTTGAACAGTTCATACAAATTTAGTTAACATTAGATGATGGACCAGAACCCTCAAATTGAAGACCTCTGGTCACGTCTACCGGTATTCCGAGTCGTCGCCGCCACTGAGCACTTACCCACCGCCGCGAAGATTCTCCACATCACTCCGCCAGCGATATCTAGGACCATTAAACTGCTAGAAGAAGAGTTAGGGCAACCCCTCTTTCGTAGAACCGGGCGCCAATTGGTTCTCAATGCGGCAGGGCGCAGGCTACAAGCCAGTCTGACCGATGCAGTTGAATCTCTCGAAACGTCGCTTAAAAATCTGAGTGCAGACCCACTTGCTGGTCCTGTCCGGATTGCCACCATCGGTGTTTTAACAGATTATGTTGCACTTCCCGC is a genomic window of Deltaproteobacteria bacterium containing:
- a CDS encoding DUF2505 family protein is translated as MHLHLETPYTVPGQLDPVRQFEEKCILNNNLYEKIHNEAGSDVELTRSEIQNGRFIRDAIIHPRAEAVPAAIKVFVGTDALDFREHTTYDLKTHRGETETSLLAGPFKGKISAKISFSLRSAAPFQPRTVTHALDADIRANVWLIGGKLEKTMAKEIEAKQPQIQNMTQTALNTVHQELEEAA